In the genome of Urocitellus parryii isolate mUroPar1 chromosome 7, mUroPar1.hap1, whole genome shotgun sequence, the window GGTGgtgtggaaaaaaatcacacatgatTTCAATAACAACTAATGTTCTCGTTAAACAATGAGGCAATTGCTTCTCCAGGTGCTTTTGGAAGTAAATAATTCATACTAAACAGCAATGTCAAAGCAACACAGATTCACTAGTGCACTACCTTTCCAGCGGCTCTTGTAGGCTCACGACACTTTGCACATGAAGACACCATATAGCTTCAAGCAAGAGAGAGTTCTGAGGAAAATGAGTGCTATGAGTCTGTGCCTGTGTCCCAGCCTAGGCCGACTTCATGCCCACTGAAACATGGCCAGAGGCCTCACTTTGGGCTCACGTTCCTACCCCCCTTCAGGCTCTTCTGCTGTCCTGGGGCTTCTCTCCGTTCCCACAGTCTAACCTGCTGCCTGTCAGGCTCTCGCAAGCCACCCCAACCTGGCTCCATGCAGCCAACACAGCAAcccagtggttaaatgcccctgggttctaatccctaGTACTCCAACTCTTCTGTAGATGCCTTTACTGGCTCCTCATCGCTTTGGGGACAAAGTCAAACTCTTATGCATGGCATAGGCCTTTCCTCATGAGCCTCCCCCAGGGAAGCCCCCCTGGACTGGCCAGGCATTCACACCATTCCACTGGACCCTGCTCAGACCATGCTGATCTTGTCCCCCACCACCTgctatcccctcccctcccccaaactcCAGGCAACTTTCAGCTGCCAAGAAGCCTTTCCTCACACCTTCTCTGCACAATTGTGAAGATGACACAATGCAATTTTCATGTGCATGTCATTGCCTTGTCCTAAATTAGATGCAATGAGCACAGGGATCATAAGCAGGATAAAAGGATGGAAGTTACCACTTTGGCCGTTTCTTTCCTTTTATACACTTGCTCAGGCAGTTAGCACAAAATGGTAACTGAGCACTTtcaaatcttcaaaaaaaaatctgtaaactgccaggtgcagtggtacacacctgtaatcctagcggttagggaggctgaggcagcagggtcTGAAgcttgaggccaggctcagcaacttagcaagaccctgtctcaagataaaaaataaaaaggaccatggatgtgactcagtagttaaatgtTCCTAGGttctaatccctggtaccaaaaaccaaaacgaAAAATATCTGTAAACCTACAGAGTTTGAATTattcaaaaaaatacttttagtatatttaaatACTCTACTACTACACTGAAAAAGACTTCATGATAATATACCCAAGAAGGCAGACCACCCTGTTTCTGGGATGCACTCTATTCTAATAAAGATTGCCAACAATGGGCAGACACTGGCAAAAGGACTGAGGCTCTTCCTTCTCAGCACAGGAGCATCTgatgaacttttatttcattatcattaaACAACATATTCAACTGAATCCCCAAGAAAACCCAGGGTTCTGGCTCCAACCAAATCAACAGAGCACTGCTGGACAAGACCAGAGTTGAGGTTGTTACCTGTGCTTTCCATACTTCTTGGCAGAAGGAGAGGCGGGAGAACATGCTGTGTGCCAGAAGATACTGAGCAATCTCAAGCAAGGAAGACAGTTTCTTCTGAAAGGACAATAGATCTTTTTTGAAGACAGGCAGACTACCTAAACTACAGCAGTGTGCTATTTCCACACAAACTCATGAGCAACAACATGTGACATTTAGGGGAACTGGCATCTCACTCTTTGCTCGGTGCTGAGCAGCACGGGATGGCTAGGCTCCTCACAAACCATCTTCATACTGCAGGCAACTGTCCTTGCTGACAGTTTCCCCACAGGAACCCCCACCTTCAAGGCCTGATCCTGAAAAGCAGAGccttaaagacaaaacaaaaaacaaaacttttcctgAAAACATCAGCAATTTgagttaaaatatctttttaagccacagtacacagaaaacTGTCTTCAAAAGGGgggaaaatgaaaagggaaaaacatgATACACAAAATAAGACACTTTCATGGACCAAGCAGCTCTACTACAATGAGAGGTAATTTCTGAACCCAGAGCTGTGCACACGCACAGGCAAGCAGGATGAGCAGATATGCTGACAGCTACACAAAGAGCTCTATCTCCACCGTTCAGCCAGCACCACCGAATGAGAACCCCAGCAGGCTCTTTCAACtactcttctcctttctcttcttttattccccgtgctggggatggaacccatggccgcccatgctaggtaagtgcccaGCCACTAAGCGTTCATGGGTGCGGCAGTTTGTCTTCCTGATTACTTCAGCATCCAGATGACCTGTAGGATGGAAGCATCCCACCGCCTTTATAGGTAGGGGCTTCCCAATGCTCTGCCACACACACCTGGTGGAAGAAAGGGCCACAGGTGGAGTCAGTCTGCAGGGCTAACAGAAGGAACCCCAATGCTGACTCTCAGGCAGCCACCAGGCTACTCCTGAGCAACCAGTCTCTAGTCTACCTTCCTTGAAGTGAGAAACTCTGTGCACCCTGGAAATAGGTAACACCTACAAGCAGTCACTTCCTTAGCTTCAAAAACTAATTtatgagaagaaatagaaagttctAGTACATGATCATTATCTTCAAGATTCTGAAAGCACATATATATGAAGTGAGCAAATGCGATGGTTTTAGAAGCTTCAGTAGAGTATTAGAAATCAACTATTTGTTGCcagggaaaaatttatttttatttaaaatgcatttatcttatttacttatttaatttttaaagcatggtAGCCATCTCTtcagcaaaaaaacaaatttaggggctggggttgtggctcagcggtagaccacttgcctagcacgtgcgaggcccagggttcgatcctcagcaccacataaaaataaataaataaaataaagatactgtgtacactaaaaaataaatattaaaaaaaaagaaaagaaaaagaaatttaaaaactaatggatgggagctggggttatggctcaacggtagagtgctcgcctcgcacgtgcaaggccctggatttgatcctcagcaccagataaataaataaatacataaataaataaataaaaataaagttataaacaacaacaactactactactaatgGGTGGAGGGTCCATACTTCTGTGATTAAGGATAAACAGCACAAGATCTCATGCCTCATCCAAAGTCCTTACAAGAATGTACAACCATGCCTGGCCCCTGGACTTGTGACTCATCATCTGTGAGATTCAAAACCAGTTATGGCAGTGAAAATCAGGATCATTTCCCAATGGCACACAGCATCAGAGATTCTTCCAGACCTATTATCTAAGGTTACCTTTATACTTCTTAAGAACAAATTAGTGATTCAGTTAATTCCACTATTTGCAAAAATAGCTGTCACGTAAAAAACTATGAAGGACAAGAAGAAATCtaacacattttttattatctccTCCAGAGCCTTCCCTATCTCACTATCCCAAATTGGGAGGAAAGTGGCCACCTAGAAACACACttaccttcctccttcctccctgacaCACACCTAGAAACACACTGCCTTCCTGCCTGCTCCCGGCACAGCAACCTCTGCTTGTGCACCTCTGTGGATGAGCAGCACACACTGCAGTCTTTCATAAATCAGCTTGGTTCCTACTCAAGTCAGTCAGTTTCTAAACACAGCAGCAAAACAAGCCCACACCAAATCATAAAATAACAAATCCTCTAACTCCATGAATTAAGAATCCAAGTGTAACTCACCTATGAAGGAACAAGAACCATCCGTGGAGGCCTTGTCACTGTCACAATCAATCAATCTGTCGAGGCACAATTTTTCACAGAGTGGATCTTCCACCTAGAATCAAAGCAGGGCGTGCACCACTGTCAAAACCCAGAGGCTCCTACCTGGCTGGCCTGAGACTTTTAAAGTGGAACTGACTGACCGCAGCCTGGGGAGAGTCGTTAACCCACTCCTCAACCGCGCTCTCCACCGAGACgccctgctctcctccccaggCAGCCGGGAGCCAAGGCCACACCGACTTCCTCTCACCTCAAGCAGAAGGTCACTCAGGCTCTGGTGGCGTCTCAGGAGTTGCACCGCCGAGTTCTTCAGTTTCTGTCCCCTTTCCGGATTATATTTTTGCCTCTTGACTCTTCCCactaaggaaaaggagaaaatcagTTTCCAGACGTCGACCCAGCGAGCTCCTGCCCCGGGCCCAGGGGACGCGAGGCATACCGCCCGCGGGGTGGCCAGGGGCCCAGCAGGCGGAGGGCCGGGCCGCCTGGACCCTTCAGGCCGGAGCCGCCCCGCGGTGGGGAAGCGCCCAGGGAAGGGGCGCGGGCCGGCGGAGGTCCGCCCACCTACCCAGCAGCTCGGCCCAGGACCTCCGGCGGCGCAGCGGATCGGAACCCGCGGCTGCTCCCGGAGGCGGCGAGCCCGCCATGGTGAGCGCCAGGACGTCGAGGCGCTTGCTCTCCGAGCCCGCGCGGCCTTCTCATTGGCTGCGGCCGGTTCGCGTGTTTCGGGGCTGAAGTCCCCAGGCCACACCCCACGAAGGCGGAAACCTGGGGCCGCGGCCATCTTGGCAGTGGTATCAGAAAAAAGGCGCTGGCGGCCATCTAGGTGGTGGCAGGAGCGTCCAGCGCTCACGCCACGAGAGAAAAGTTACCCGGGGTTGGAAGCTGGAAGGGGCAATGGGCGGTGCGGATTGACAGTGGCATCCTGCCAGGAAACAGCGATGTCCCTAATGCGTCTTTCCTGACGAAAAGGACCCAGAGCTGATCTGGAAAGGACGGGCGCTACAAACCCAGATCAAGAGATGCTGAAAACCTCCGGGCCCTCCACTGCAGGGCGGGCCAGCTCCTGCAACACCAGGTTCTGCATTTCTCTTACCCGGGGTTGCTGTGCCGAGTTCTCATTTCTGGAAAAACTGGCCCAAGGGACTTTTGTGCCACGGCGTGACTCTCCTAACTCGAACGTTAGGGGAGCAGAATAGAGCTCATAATGTCACCTAGGGAAAAAGGGCCCCATCGCTTATGCTAAAACTAACAATCATAGTCTTTTCCTATAATAGTGGCCCAGGCAACCTGAAGTGTGTATCCATCCTTTGTCTGTAAGGGAGAGTTACAGAATACACCAACTGCGCTTTCTGCATGCTAGAAAAAGATTAGCCAACTATCTTCATAGTGTGGTGGGGACAGATGAGACAAGAcctgaagacagcaggaaaaaGCTTTATTTGGCTGTAGGCAAGTTCAGAGGGcaaagcttttgctgtaatccaTCTGAAAGGACACTCGCAGTCTTCCACAGTCCAAAGAGCACACCACACACCTGAATCTTGTGCAAGAGATTCACTGTTGGTGACCTGGGGCAAACTGGC includes:
- the LOC144256109 gene encoding Fanconi anemia group A protein-like, which codes for MAGSPPPGAAAGSDPLRRRRSWAELLVGRVKRQKYNPERGQKLKNSAVQLLRRHQSLSDLLLEVEDPLCEKLCLDRLIDCDSDKASTDGSCSFIGSAFQDQALKVGVPVGKLSARTVACSMKMVCEEPSHPVLLSTEQRNSLLLEAIWCLHVQSVVSLQEPLESHPDMRAVVAWLFRNLCLLCQQIDTSCPYLDIARAVLSDFVELWVSQGFQENSDLRRVEETGTMSQVHLELPPSSFMVQTQEDFDPLKSSNMRRYEILQEILSALGVSCDLGEAPALTPLYLLLALEEYQNSHRKSPTGFQ